From the Rhodococcus sp. NBC_00297 genome, one window contains:
- a CDS encoding acetyl-CoA C-acetyltransferase yields the protein MTTEAYIYEAIRTPRGKGKNGSLHSVKPISLVTGLIDELRRRFPDMDEDRISDLILGVVSPVGDQGADIARTAVLAAKMPDTVGGFQLNRFCASGLEAVNLAAQKVRSGWDELVIAGGVESMSRVPMGSDGGAWAMDPQTNYDTYFAPQGIGADLIATIEGFTREDVDAYAAQSQERAAAAWSGGYFTKSVVPVTDQNGLLILDSDEHMRPGTTVESLGKLKPAFEGIAAMGGFDDVALQKYHWIEKIDHVHTGGNSSGIVDGAALVVVGSEDAGKSMGMTPRARVVATATSGADTTIMLTGPTPASKKVLAAAGLTVDDIDLFELNEAFASVVLRFQRDLKIPGEKLNVNGGAIAMGHPLGATGAMITGTVLDELERRNGRYALITLCIGGGMGVATIIERV from the coding sequence GTGACCACAGAGGCATACATCTACGAAGCCATCAGAACACCGCGAGGTAAGGGCAAGAACGGGTCGCTGCACTCGGTCAAGCCGATCTCGCTGGTCACCGGGTTGATCGACGAGCTCCGCCGTCGTTTCCCCGACATGGACGAGGATCGCATCTCCGATCTGATCCTGGGCGTCGTCTCGCCCGTGGGAGATCAGGGTGCCGACATCGCCCGTACCGCGGTGCTCGCCGCGAAGATGCCCGACACGGTCGGCGGCTTCCAGCTCAACCGTTTCTGCGCGTCCGGCCTCGAAGCCGTCAACCTCGCCGCGCAGAAGGTGCGGTCGGGCTGGGACGAGCTCGTCATCGCCGGTGGCGTGGAGTCGATGTCCCGCGTTCCTATGGGATCGGACGGCGGCGCGTGGGCCATGGACCCGCAGACCAACTACGACACCTACTTCGCCCCCCAGGGCATCGGCGCCGACCTCATCGCGACGATCGAGGGCTTCACCCGTGAGGACGTCGACGCGTACGCCGCGCAGTCCCAGGAGCGCGCTGCAGCCGCATGGTCGGGTGGCTACTTCACCAAGTCCGTCGTGCCGGTCACGGACCAGAACGGTCTGCTGATCCTCGACAGTGACGAGCACATGCGCCCCGGCACCACCGTCGAGTCGCTCGGCAAGCTCAAGCCGGCCTTCGAGGGCATCGCCGCGATGGGCGGGTTCGACGACGTCGCGCTGCAGAAGTACCACTGGATCGAGAAGATCGATCACGTCCACACCGGCGGTAACTCGTCGGGCATCGTCGACGGTGCGGCCCTGGTCGTCGTCGGCAGCGAGGACGCCGGCAAGTCGATGGGCATGACGCCACGCGCTCGCGTCGTCGCGACCGCCACCAGCGGCGCCGACACCACCATCATGCTGACCGGGCCGACGCCCGCGTCGAAGAAGGTGCTGGCCGCGGCCGGCCTGACGGTCGACGACATCGACCTGTTCGAGCTGAACGAGGCATTCGCCTCCGTGGTCCTGCGCTTCCAGCGCGACCTGAAGATCCCGGGCGAGAAGCTCAACGTCAACGGTGGCGCCATCGCGATGGGCCACCCCCTCGGTGCCACGGGCGCCATGATCACCGGCACCGTGCTCGACGAGCTCGAGCGTCGGAACGGCCGCTACGCACTGATCACCCTGTGCATCGGCGGCGGCATGGGCGTGGCCACCATCATCGAGCGAGTCTGA
- a CDS encoding DNA polymerase III subunit gamma and tau, with amino-acid sequence MALYRKYRPATFAEVVGQEHVTEPLSVALDSKRINHAYLFSGPRGCGKTSSARILARSLNCVQGPTSTPCGVCGSCVALAPGGPGNLDVIELDAASHGGVDDTRELRDRAFYAPAESRYRVFIVDEAHMVTTAGFNALLKIVEEPPEHLIFVFATTEPEKVLPTIRSRTHHYPFRLLPPLAMRGLMERICAEEKVTVQDAVYPLVIRAGGGSPRDTLSVLDQLLAGAGDEGVQYTRALTLLGVTDVALIDEAVDALAARDGAALFGTVEKVMDAGHDPRRFAVDLLDRLRDLILMRAVPDAGERGLVDAPADMLERMRDEAERIGPATLARFAETVHAGLGEMRGATAPRLLLEVMCARMLLPAASDAESAVLQRLERLERRLDVTLPAGEAAAVEAEHQHDRLEAAAQQQTYRRPSERAAEPAAAPAPVVDAPAARVAAPEPVTPEPARPEPARPEPARPEPAAAQPPAAQPATPEPEPTPEPTPVAVETPAAESTTPEPAESAPEPAETAPETAPEPAAPSPAAAEGPDAADVRAVWSEVRTKVRERSRTVEVMLSGATVKSVGDGAIVLAHDSVPLAKRLVEPRNAEVIKDALRDVFGVEWTVVCEAGDGTARSAAPAPASTPAERPASTGPRFSRPSRSAPTPEPARPAQSGSAPARSTPSRPSDDDIPPPPEEPDYPDDPGPSPYDGPPPPESPEEQEELMKQAKEPVDPSTRRDPDEVALELLQSELGATPLKDV; translated from the coding sequence GTGGCCCTGTACCGGAAGTACCGTCCAGCGACGTTCGCGGAAGTGGTCGGGCAGGAGCATGTCACCGAGCCTCTGTCCGTCGCACTGGACTCGAAGCGCATCAATCACGCCTACCTCTTCTCCGGCCCTCGCGGGTGTGGCAAGACGTCGTCCGCACGCATCCTGGCGCGGTCGCTCAACTGCGTCCAGGGTCCGACGTCGACGCCGTGCGGAGTGTGCGGCTCGTGTGTCGCGCTCGCTCCCGGCGGCCCGGGCAACCTCGACGTCATCGAGCTCGACGCGGCCAGCCACGGCGGCGTGGACGACACCCGTGAGCTGCGTGACCGCGCGTTCTACGCGCCTGCGGAATCGCGCTACCGCGTCTTCATCGTGGACGAGGCCCACATGGTCACGACGGCGGGCTTCAATGCGCTGCTCAAGATCGTGGAGGAGCCGCCCGAGCACCTGATCTTCGTGTTCGCGACCACGGAGCCGGAGAAGGTGCTGCCGACCATCCGCAGCCGCACCCATCACTACCCCTTCCGGTTGCTGCCTCCGCTCGCCATGCGCGGTCTGATGGAGCGCATCTGTGCGGAGGAGAAGGTCACCGTGCAGGATGCGGTGTATCCCTTGGTCATTCGTGCCGGTGGTGGCTCCCCGCGCGACACCCTCAGCGTGCTGGACCAGCTGCTCGCCGGTGCAGGTGACGAGGGTGTGCAGTACACCCGCGCACTCACTCTGCTCGGCGTCACCGACGTCGCGCTGATCGACGAGGCCGTCGACGCACTGGCCGCCCGGGACGGTGCCGCTCTGTTCGGCACCGTCGAGAAGGTCATGGACGCGGGCCACGATCCCCGCCGGTTCGCGGTGGACCTGCTCGATCGACTCCGCGACCTCATCCTCATGCGTGCAGTCCCCGATGCGGGGGAGCGCGGACTCGTCGACGCCCCCGCCGACATGCTCGAGCGGATGCGCGACGAGGCGGAGCGCATCGGCCCGGCCACGCTGGCCCGATTCGCGGAGACGGTGCACGCCGGACTCGGTGAGATGCGCGGCGCCACGGCTCCCCGGCTGTTGCTGGAGGTCATGTGTGCGCGGATGCTGCTGCCGGCGGCGTCCGATGCGGAAAGTGCTGTGCTGCAACGGTTGGAGCGACTCGAACGGCGCCTCGACGTGACCCTGCCCGCAGGCGAGGCCGCTGCGGTCGAGGCCGAACATCAGCACGACCGCCTCGAGGCGGCGGCGCAGCAGCAGACGTACCGCCGTCCGTCCGAGCGGGCGGCCGAGCCGGCCGCCGCTCCCGCGCCCGTCGTCGACGCCCCCGCAGCCAGAGTCGCTGCACCGGAACCGGTCACACCCGAACCTGCGCGCCCCGAACCTGCGCGCCCCGAACCTGCGCGCCCCGAACCGGCCGCAGCGCAGCCGCCCGCAGCGCAGCCGGCCACCCCTGAGCCCGAGCCGACCCCGGAGCCCACCCCCGTAGCCGTGGAAACCCCGGCCGCCGAATCGACGACACCCGAGCCCGCCGAGAGTGCACCCGAGCCGGCAGAGACCGCCCCCGAGACAGCACCCGAGCCCGCCGCGCCGAGTCCCGCCGCGGCGGAGGGTCCGGATGCCGCGGACGTGCGCGCCGTCTGGTCCGAGGTGCGGACGAAGGTGCGGGAGCGCAGCCGCACCGTCGAGGTGATGCTCTCGGGCGCCACCGTGAAGTCTGTCGGGGACGGGGCGATCGTGTTGGCTCACGACTCGGTACCGCTGGCCAAGAGGCTGGTCGAGCCCCGCAACGCCGAGGTCATCAAGGACGCGCTGCGTGACGTCTTCGGCGTCGAGTGGACCGTGGTCTGCGAGGCGGGCGACGGCACCGCCCGGTCGGCGGCACCGGCGCCGGCATCCACCCCGGCCGAGCGCCCGGCGTCCACCGGCCCTCGGTTCTCGCGCCCGAGCAGGTCGGCGCCCACCCCGGAGCCGGCACGGCCGGCGCAGTCCGGCAGCGCCCCGGCGCGGTCGACGCCCTCGCGCCCGTCCGACGACGACATCCCCCCGCCGCCCGAGGAGCCCGACTATCCGGACGACCCGGGTCCCTCGCCGTACGACGGTCCACCTCCCCCGGAGAGCCCGGAGGAGCAGGAAGAGCTCATGAAGCAGGCGAAGGAGCCGGTCGATCCGTCGACGCGTCGCGATCCGGACGAGGTCGCGCTCGAGCTGCTGCAGTCCGAGCTGGGTGCCACCCCGCTGAAAGACGTCTGA